Proteins from one Ornithobacterium rhinotracheale genomic window:
- the sucC gene encoding ADP-forming succinate--CoA ligase subunit beta has product MNLHEYQGKELLSRYGVKTQRGIVASTPDEAVKMAERLTDSTGTQWYVVKAQVHAGGRGKAGGVKLAKSLEDVKELSSKILGMRIVTPQTSAEGKLVNQVLIAEDVYYPGESPTAEYYMSVLLNRATGKNMIMYSPEGGMDIEEVAEKMPDKIFKEIIDPAVGLRPFQANRIAFNLGLEGEAFKDMVKFVYALYEAYTQSDASMFEINPVLKTSDNQILAVDCKVSIDNNALFRHKDIASMRDIREEDTTEVEAGEAGLNFVKLDGNVGCMVNGAGLAMATMDIIKLSGGNPANFLDVGGTADAERVEKAFRIILKDENVRAILVNIFGGIVRCDRVAQGIIEAYKNMGDSITVPIIVRLQGTNAEEAKKMIDESGLKVFSAITLQEVADKVSEVID; this is encoded by the coding sequence ATGAATCTTCACGAATATCAAGGCAAAGAACTTTTAAGTAGATATGGCGTAAAAACCCAAAGAGGAATTGTCGCCTCTACGCCAGACGAAGCCGTGAAAATGGCAGAACGCCTTACTGACTCAACAGGCACCCAATGGTATGTGGTAAAAGCACAAGTACACGCAGGAGGCCGTGGAAAAGCGGGTGGCGTGAAATTGGCTAAATCTTTGGAAGATGTAAAAGAGCTTTCTTCTAAAATTTTGGGCATGCGCATCGTAACACCCCAAACATCTGCAGAAGGTAAATTGGTGAACCAAGTATTAATTGCCGAAGATGTTTATTACCCAGGAGAGAGCCCTACAGCGGAATACTACATGTCTGTATTGCTAAACCGCGCAACAGGAAAAAATATGATTATGTACTCTCCAGAAGGAGGTATGGACATCGAGGAAGTTGCCGAAAAAATGCCTGATAAAATCTTTAAAGAAATCATCGACCCAGCGGTTGGATTGCGCCCATTCCAAGCCAATCGTATCGCCTTTAATCTAGGATTGGAAGGTGAAGCTTTCAAAGATATGGTGAAATTTGTTTACGCTCTGTACGAGGCTTACACTCAGTCTGATGCTTCTATGTTTGAGATCAACCCTGTTTTAAAAACATCGGATAATCAGATTTTAGCAGTGGATTGTAAAGTATCAATCGACAACAATGCCCTTTTCAGACACAAAGACATCGCTTCTATGCGCGACATCCGCGAAGAAGACACCACCGAGGTAGAAGCTGGAGAAGCAGGCTTAAACTTTGTAAAACTTGACGGAAATGTGGGCTGTATGGTAAATGGTGCTGGGCTTGCCATGGCAACGATGGACATCATTAAACTTTCTGGCGGAAATCCTGCCAACTTCCTTGATGTGGGCGGTACTGCCGATGCTGAGCGTGTAGAAAAAGCATTCAGAATTATTTTAAAAGATGAAAATGTACGCGCGATTTTGGTAAACATTTTCGGTGGAATCGTGAGATGCGACCGAGTGGCTCAGGGTATTATTGAAGCCTATAAAAACATGGGCGACAGCATTACAGTTCCTATCATCGTGAGATTGCAAGGAACCAATGCCGAAGAAGCTAAGAAAATGATTGATGAAAGTGGACTAAAAGTGTTCTCTGCTATCACATTGCAAGAAGTAGCCGATAAGGTGAGCGAAGTGATTGACTAA
- a CDS encoding DUF2853 family protein — translation MSKFDEKVTEMLGVMKEKSIACDQDLFTKVVKALGPSIYNADSAFVSTSDKSEVDRVKQNFLIKKLGLSESDDLDAAIEKVAEKMGKSNPRKHRAIFYYLLAEHFGKLSIYE, via the coding sequence ATGAGCAAATTTGACGAAAAAGTAACTGAAATGTTAGGCGTGATGAAGGAAAAAAGCATCGCGTGCGATCAAGATTTATTCACCAAAGTGGTGAAAGCTTTGGGGCCTTCTATTTATAATGCAGATTCTGCTTTTGTTTCCACATCAGACAAATCTGAAGTAGACCGTGTAAAACAAAATTTCTTAATTAAAAAATTAGGACTTTCTGAATCTGATGATTTAGATGCTGCGATTGAAAAAGTGGCTGAAAAAATGGGAAAATCAAATCCGAGAAAACATCGTGCGATTTTCTATTATCTTTTGGCAGAACACTTTGGAAAATTAAGTATTTACGAATAG
- the alr gene encoding alanine racemase, protein MLYSRHAILEIDLAALKSNVAYARQRMNPETKLIAMVKANAYGLGAVEISKALHDQADYLAVAFAKEAADLRKAGINKPIMVLNTDEIACEQVIDLNAEPSIFNFRILNLFTQKLIDKQIQQAYPIHLKLNTGMNRLGFGESDLHELIAQLSDNPYVKVASVFSHFAVSDEPDGEEFTTEQYNRFNEYYERIAFNLGYRPLRHIANSAAILRFPKFQLDMERLGIGMYGIAATQEDGENLEIAVKLKSYISQIRTIKAGETVSYGRRFKAPNEMKIAVVSIGYADGVHRSFSQKGFVCIHGEKALVTGTICMDMFMVDVTHIDCKEGDEVVVFGENPSIYEVAEATGTIPYEIITSVAPRVERVYLK, encoded by the coding sequence ATGCTTTATAGCAGACACGCCATTTTGGAAATAGACCTTGCTGCGCTTAAAAGCAATGTGGCCTATGCCAGACAAAGAATGAATCCCGAGACCAAGCTAATAGCTATGGTAAAAGCCAATGCCTATGGGCTCGGGGCAGTGGAGATTTCTAAAGCACTCCACGACCAAGCGGATTACCTAGCGGTGGCTTTTGCCAAAGAAGCAGCTGATTTACGCAAAGCAGGAATCAATAAGCCCATTATGGTGCTCAATACCGATGAAATCGCTTGTGAGCAAGTGATTGATTTAAACGCCGAACCCTCAATTTTTAATTTTAGGATATTAAATCTTTTCACCCAAAAATTAATTGATAAACAAATTCAGCAAGCATATCCGATTCATTTAAAGTTAAATACAGGAATGAATCGTTTGGGCTTTGGCGAAAGTGATTTGCATGAACTAATTGCCCAATTGTCCGATAACCCGTATGTGAAAGTAGCGTCTGTTTTTTCGCACTTTGCGGTGAGCGATGAGCCCGACGGCGAAGAATTTACCACCGAGCAGTATAATCGCTTTAATGAATATTATGAGCGAATCGCCTTTAATTTAGGCTATCGACCATTGCGCCATATTGCTAACTCGGCAGCTATTCTCCGATTCCCTAAATTTCAGTTGGATATGGAGCGTTTAGGGATTGGAATGTATGGAATTGCAGCAACTCAGGAAGATGGTGAAAATTTAGAAATTGCAGTAAAATTAAAATCATATATTTCGCAAATTCGTACAATCAAAGCGGGGGAAACAGTGAGTTATGGTAGGAGATTCAAAGCGCCAAACGAGATGAAAATAGCCGTAGTTTCTATCGGATATGCCGATGGGGTGCATCGAAGCTTTAGCCAAAAAGGATTTGTTTGTATTCATGGGGAAAAAGCTCTCGTTACGGGGACAATTTGTATGGATATGTTTATGGTAGATGTTACCCATATCGATTGCAAAGAAGGCGATGAAGTGGTGGTGTTCGGTGAAAATCCAAGCATTTACGAGGTCGCAGAGGCCACCGGAACGATTCCGTATGAAATCATTACCTCGGTAGCACCACGAGTGGAAAGAGTGTATTTGAAATAA
- the aspA gene encoding aspartate ammonia-lyase, which translates to MQEFRIESDLLGEKQVPKDAYYGVQTQRAIDNFFITGKKMGDYSEFVKAIAYVKLAAAQTNYELGLLDEKLLKAITQACKEIIAGQLHDQFPVDMIQGGAGTSVNMNANEVIANRALEIMGYEKGDYQHCYPNDHLNLSQSTNDVYPTTVKLAVINMNKILVTHIQELVQAFRNKGKEFEDVIKMGRTQLQDAVPMTLGQEFEAFAANLEEEVARLDNNANLFLEINMGGTAIGTGLNAPPKYAKLCAENLAKITGDPFVSAPNLVEATPDTGSYVIYSSALKRLAVKLSKICNDLRLLSSGPRAGLNEINLPKMQPGSSIMPGKVNPVIPEVVNQVCFKVFGNDLTVTFAAEAGQLQLNVMEPVLCESIIESIEFLQRAITTLRTKCVEGITANREVCKNMVMNSIGIVTALNPYIGYKNSTKIAKEALESGKSVYDLVLEYKLLSKEKLDAILDPENMLASHDFIK; encoded by the coding sequence ATGCAAGAATTTAGAATAGAATCTGATTTGCTAGGCGAAAAACAGGTTCCAAAAGATGCCTACTATGGAGTGCAAACTCAGCGTGCCATTGATAATTTTTTTATCACTGGAAAAAAAATGGGGGATTATTCAGAATTTGTAAAAGCTATAGCCTATGTTAAATTGGCGGCGGCACAAACCAACTATGAGCTTGGGCTTTTGGATGAGAAATTACTAAAAGCCATTACCCAAGCGTGCAAGGAGATTATTGCAGGGCAATTGCATGACCAGTTTCCCGTAGATATGATTCAAGGGGGGGCAGGAACTTCTGTGAATATGAATGCCAACGAGGTGATTGCCAACCGTGCACTCGAAATCATGGGCTACGAAAAAGGGGATTATCAGCATTGTTATCCAAACGATCATTTGAACCTTTCGCAATCAACAAACGATGTGTACCCGACAACGGTGAAATTGGCTGTAATCAATATGAATAAAATTTTGGTTACGCATATCCAAGAATTGGTTCAGGCTTTTAGAAATAAAGGAAAGGAATTTGAAGATGTCATCAAAATGGGGCGCACGCAATTGCAAGATGCTGTGCCTATGACTTTGGGACAGGAGTTTGAGGCTTTTGCAGCTAATTTAGAAGAAGAAGTAGCTAGATTAGATAATAATGCTAACTTATTTTTAGAAATTAATATGGGGGGGACAGCCATTGGTACTGGGCTGAATGCGCCACCAAAATACGCTAAACTTTGTGCAGAAAATTTGGCTAAAATCACAGGCGATCCATTTGTTTCTGCCCCTAACTTAGTAGAAGCAACGCCAGATACAGGTTCTTATGTAATCTATTCTTCAGCCTTGAAGAGATTAGCCGTAAAACTTTCAAAAATTTGTAACGATTTGCGCTTATTATCATCTGGACCGAGGGCGGGCTTGAACGAAATCAATTTGCCAAAAATGCAACCAGGTTCTTCCATCATGCCAGGGAAAGTAAATCCTGTAATCCCTGAAGTAGTAAACCAAGTGTGTTTCAAAGTGTTTGGAAATGATTTAACGGTAACTTTTGCGGCCGAAGCAGGGCAGCTACAATTAAATGTAATGGAGCCCGTATTGTGCGAGTCCATCATCGAATCTATCGAGTTTTTGCAAAGAGCGATTACCACTTTGCGCACCAAATGTGTAGAAGGCATCACAGCCAATCGCGAAGTTTGTAAAAATATGGTGATGAATAGCATTGGAATAGTAACGGCACTAAACCCTTACATAGGGTATAAAAATAGTACCAAAATAGCTAAAGAAGCACTAGAAAGTGGAAAATCTGTTTATGATCTTGTGCTAGAATATAAATTATTGTCAAAAGAAAAACTAGATGCCATTCTTGATCCAGAAAATATGTTGGCGTCTCATGATTTTATCAAATAG
- a CDS encoding OmpP1/FadL family transporter — MIKKLFLPLALVASSMWVFAGGYRVSLQGVRQAAMGAQGVALSHDASVAFFNPAALAFVDNKLSIAVGGFGIGITAKYQNRETLYKAETDNPIGTPLYLAASYKPTDKLAVGVSVTTPFGSTVDWGDKWAGRYVIDRIALKSFFIQPTAAYKVADWLSVGAGAIIARGNVNIKRALPLGNQDAGLEIDKQGAHGMGFNVGVYARPNDKLNIGIAYRSEVKMKADKGSAVFKNLPSIVTTKMPFTAKYFDAQLPLPAELLVGANYKVSPKLMIGAEIGAVKWDAYKTLNIRLYNDDNEYNNSSNKNYKNTLNYSIGAEYLINPKAALRLGYKFDKSPSPADSFNPETPTINYHAFTTGFGYEFEKFRVDAMAEYLVGNERSFHNIQYNFGGDINTGGYVFGLGLSYRLDK; from the coding sequence ATGATTAAAAAATTATTTTTACCACTAGCTCTTGTGGCTAGTTCTATGTGGGTTTTTGCCGGAGGGTATAGAGTTTCCCTACAAGGAGTAAGACAAGCCGCCATGGGGGCGCAAGGTGTAGCACTTTCGCATGATGCTAGTGTGGCGTTTTTCAACCCAGCAGCTTTAGCTTTTGTGGACAACAAATTGAGCATAGCAGTGGGAGGCTTTGGCATAGGCATCACCGCAAAATATCAAAACAGAGAAACACTTTATAAAGCTGAAACCGACAATCCTATAGGTACTCCGCTTTACCTTGCAGCTAGCTACAAACCTACCGATAAATTAGCCGTGGGCGTGAGCGTAACCACACCGTTTGGTAGCACTGTAGACTGGGGCGATAAATGGGCGGGGCGCTATGTCATCGACAGAATTGCACTAAAATCATTTTTTATTCAGCCAACAGCGGCATATAAAGTGGCAGATTGGCTTTCGGTGGGCGCAGGAGCAATCATCGCTCGCGGAAATGTAAACATTAAAAGAGCTCTACCTCTAGGCAACCAAGATGCTGGACTAGAAATCGACAAACAAGGTGCGCATGGAATGGGCTTTAATGTGGGGGTTTACGCCAGACCAAACGACAAATTAAACATCGGAATCGCTTATCGCTCGGAAGTGAAAATGAAGGCAGACAAAGGCTCTGCTGTGTTTAAAAATCTACCCAGTATCGTAACTACCAAAATGCCTTTTACCGCTAAATATTTTGACGCACAATTACCATTGCCTGCAGAACTCCTTGTAGGAGCAAATTATAAAGTTTCGCCTAAATTAATGATAGGTGCAGAGATAGGCGCCGTAAAATGGGACGCTTATAAAACTTTAAACATCAGGCTCTACAATGATGATAATGAATACAATAATAGCTCAAACAAAAACTATAAAAATACATTAAATTATAGTATTGGTGCAGAATATTTGATTAATCCAAAGGCAGCATTGCGCTTAGGCTATAAATTCGACAAATCTCCATCGCCAGCTGATTCGTTTAACCCAGAAACACCTACGATTAATTATCACGCATTCACTACTGGATTTGGCTACGAATTCGAGAAATTCCGTGTGGATGCTATGGCTGAATATTTAGTGGGAAATGAGAGAAGCTTTCACAATATTCAATATAATTTTGGTGGAGACATTAACACAGGTGGCTATGTGTTTGGTCTAGGGTTATCATACAGACTTGATAAATAA
- a CDS encoding SGNH/GDSL hydrolase family protein has product MKINYRNIFLSASILFLAACNSDFDYDIENPNITHGDADFSKYVALGNSLTSGFADGALYRSAQENSYPAIIAKQMKFVGGGDFTQPLMKDDIGGFSDLFAQSKGTSFYGKLELKIVDGTPTPTPTVPKYTLSQTFEKGNFNNLGVAGAKSYHLLAPGYGNPANLKLGKANPYFVRFASQANASVLSDALAQKPTFFTLWIGNNDVLGYAMNGAASTDQKGNIDLAKYGSSDLSETKVVAGSIQKLIDALVKSGAKGAVANLPFVEDIPYFTTVPAEPLSPLNKNYASQINNLNDFYSKLNQVFDLLKVPERKITFSANKASGAVIVDTSLPDLSQQIASVLSQAKVPQAEAQLLAKTFGQVRQSKAGDLLPLTVSRTLGKLNTDRKSLLEQLGLPTQKATLLAMNGLTYPLQDANVLTQKEVEKIHQRVADINQDIKAMAQQYQIAYVDMNAEMQKLTKGFKFNGADYNASFVTGGAFSLDGVHLNSRGYAIAANAFLRAINHQYKASIPLVDINAYPGTQLP; this is encoded by the coding sequence ATGAAAATAAATTACAGAAATATATTTTTAAGTGCTAGCATTCTTTTTTTGGCAGCATGTAACAGCGATTTTGATTACGACATAGAAAACCCAAACATTACGCACGGAGATGCAGATTTTTCTAAATATGTAGCTTTAGGAAATTCGCTCACTTCGGGTTTTGCAGATGGGGCTTTGTATCGTTCGGCACAAGAAAATTCATATCCTGCCATTATTGCCAAACAAATGAAATTTGTGGGGGGCGGTGATTTCACCCAACCTTTGATGAAAGATGATATTGGTGGTTTTTCTGATTTGTTCGCACAAAGTAAAGGAACTTCTTTTTACGGAAAATTAGAATTAAAAATTGTAGATGGCACTCCTACCCCTACACCAACTGTTCCAAAATACACCTTATCCCAAACCTTTGAAAAAGGGAATTTTAATAATTTAGGGGTCGCAGGGGCAAAATCCTATCACTTATTGGCTCCAGGCTACGGAAATCCCGCAAATTTAAAATTAGGAAAAGCCAACCCTTATTTTGTGAGATTTGCCAGCCAAGCAAATGCTAGTGTATTGAGCGATGCCTTAGCACAAAAACCCACTTTCTTTACTTTATGGATTGGGAACAATGATGTTTTGGGCTACGCAATGAATGGCGCTGCAAGTACAGACCAAAAAGGAAACATTGATTTAGCCAAATATGGATCAAGCGATTTATCTGAAACGAAGGTGGTTGCAGGCTCTATCCAAAAATTGATAGACGCGCTCGTGAAATCTGGTGCAAAAGGTGCTGTAGCCAATTTGCCATTTGTTGAAGATATTCCATATTTCACAACTGTTCCAGCTGAGCCTTTAAGCCCATTAAATAAAAATTATGCCTCACAAATTAATAATTTAAATGATTTTTATTCGAAATTAAACCAAGTCTTTGATTTATTAAAAGTACCTGAACGAAAGATTACTTTTAGTGCAAACAAGGCGAGTGGTGCTGTGATTGTGGATACAAGTTTACCCGACTTAAGCCAGCAAATTGCTAGCGTTTTGTCTCAAGCAAAAGTACCTCAAGCTGAAGCACAACTTTTGGCAAAAACTTTTGGACAAGTTCGCCAATCTAAAGCTGGCGATTTATTACCTCTAACGGTGAGCAGAACGCTTGGAAAATTAAATACTGATAGAAAATCTTTACTAGAGCAATTAGGGCTCCCAACACAAAAAGCTACATTGCTCGCCATGAATGGACTCACCTATCCATTGCAAGATGCTAATGTTTTAACTCAAAAAGAGGTTGAAAAAATTCATCAAAGGGTAGCAGATATAAATCAAGACATTAAAGCCATGGCTCAACAATATCAAATTGCATATGTAGACATGAATGCAGAAATGCAAAAGCTCACTAAAGGATTTAAATTCAATGGGGCTGATTATAACGCGAGTTTTGTAACTGGCGGCGCTTTTTCCCTTGATGGCGTTCATTTAAATAGCAGAGGATACGCTATCGCTGCCAATGCTTTTTTGCGCGCCATCAACCATCAATATAAGGCGAGTATTCCATTGGTAGACATCAATGCCTATCCGGGGACTCAACTGCCTTAA
- the deoC gene encoding deoxyribose-phosphate aldolase yields the protein MKALKHYMDSTYLKTPAQSGLSEAQTQDKVIELCKEAIEEGFYAVMIRPEYVKLAKNFLAQQNAETKVGTVIGFHEGTYSTEHKLKEAETAIQDRADDLDFVVNYEAFKKGDLDLVRKEIKACTEIVLKNNRTAKWIIEAAALTNEQIAQITDLIRKVVEENFSGKEQFVFVKSSTGFYQTEGDKPNGATPENIKIMAEHSGKLPVKAAGGVRSAQEAREMIALGVSRIGTSSAKKICDGETANAGY from the coding sequence ATGAAAGCACTAAAACATTACATGGACTCCACTTATTTAAAAACACCAGCCCAATCGGGTTTAAGTGAAGCGCAAACTCAGGATAAGGTAATTGAATTATGTAAAGAGGCCATAGAAGAAGGTTTTTACGCCGTGATGATTCGTCCAGAATATGTAAAGCTTGCCAAAAACTTTTTAGCACAGCAAAATGCAGAAACCAAAGTAGGAACGGTGATTGGATTCCATGAAGGAACTTATTCTACCGAGCATAAACTAAAAGAAGCTGAGACAGCTATTCAAGATAGAGCCGATGATTTGGATTTTGTAGTAAATTACGAAGCTTTTAAAAAAGGAGATTTAGATTTGGTAAGAAAAGAAATAAAAGCTTGCACAGAGATTGTGTTAAAAAATAACCGTACTGCTAAATGGATAATTGAAGCCGCAGCACTTACTAATGAGCAAATCGCTCAAATTACGGATTTAATCCGTAAAGTGGTAGAAGAAAATTTTAGTGGAAAAGAGCAATTTGTTTTTGTGAAATCCTCTACAGGTTTCTACCAAACAGAAGGAGATAAGCCTAATGGAGCTACTCCAGAAAACATCAAAATCATGGCAGAGCATTCTGGTAAATTGCCAGTGAAAGCTGCCGGCGGTGTGCGTAGTGCACAAGAAGCGCGAGAAATGATTGCTTTAGGGGTGTCTCGTATAGGAACTTCATCTGCAAAGAAAATTTGTGATGGGGAAACAGCTAATGCAGGGTATTAA
- a CDS encoding endonuclease: MFVINSKNKFNYCYIWSMQAFYSIAFYNVENLFDTIDDPKTFDDDFTPEGKKHWTKDRYKNKIGKIAKAISEIGKRKIGHSPTIVGLAEVENKTVLRDLLNVSHLKKTPYRYVHFDSLDERGVDVALIYNSHEFILNHAEPIRPPKFIDKYGREDYTRDVLYVNGKLNDNFVHIFVVHLPSQRHKKINESKRHSIAEMIKNRIDYILTNEENPHVVILGDFNTNPDADTLHRYFKSTPNYMNQSNLEFFNPMELLMAERKYTTTHRGNWIFYDQMLFSKSFMNQYNGLNLVDADVFNPYFLQEWKRKYRGMPFRTYVGRKYLGGYSDHFPIYAILKPS; encoded by the coding sequence ATGTTTGTAATAAATTCCAAGAATAAATTTAATTATTGCTATATTTGGAGTATGCAAGCATTTTATTCTATCGCATTTTATAATGTTGAAAATTTGTTCGATACAATCGACGATCCCAAGACTTTTGACGATGATTTTACACCAGAAGGTAAAAAACATTGGACAAAAGATAGATATAAAAATAAAATAGGCAAGATTGCTAAGGCTATTTCCGAGATAGGAAAACGAAAAATAGGACATTCTCCTACAATTGTAGGCCTAGCGGAAGTGGAGAATAAAACCGTCTTGCGAGATTTGCTTAATGTTTCACATTTAAAGAAAACGCCATATCGTTATGTGCATTTTGATTCTTTAGACGAGCGAGGCGTAGATGTGGCTTTGATCTATAATTCTCATGAATTTATACTTAATCATGCCGAGCCTATACGCCCACCCAAATTTATAGATAAATATGGTAGAGAGGATTACACACGAGATGTTCTCTATGTAAACGGAAAGCTAAACGACAATTTTGTACATATTTTCGTAGTGCATTTGCCCTCCCAAAGACACAAGAAAATCAACGAATCAAAAAGACATTCGATAGCTGAAATGATAAAAAATAGAATTGATTATATTTTGACGAATGAGGAAAACCCGCATGTGGTAATTCTGGGCGACTTTAATACCAATCCAGATGCGGATACGCTACATCGATATTTTAAATCAACCCCCAATTACATGAATCAGTCTAATTTAGAATTTTTCAACCCCATGGAATTACTTATGGCTGAGCGTAAATATACTACCACGCATCGCGGGAATTGGATTTTTTATGATCAAATGTTATTCTCAAAATCATTTATGAATCAATATAATGGGTTAAACTTAGTAGATGCAGATGTGTTTAATCCCTATTTCCTCCAAGAATGGAAAAGAAAATATCGAGGAATGCCATTTAGAACCTATGTGGGGAGAAAATATCTAGGAGGTTATAGCGATCACTTTCCAATCTATGCCATTTTAAAACCTAGTTAA
- a CDS encoding RrF2 family transcriptional regulator — protein MFSKTCEYGIRATVFIATQSLKQKRVRLKEIAKEINTPEAFTAKILQDLAKHDLISSVKGPYGGFEISLTDLKKIKLSQIVDAIDGDSIYNGCGLGFKECGKHNPCPIHDKFKAVRKKLKQMLENTTLHDLAVKVESGDAILKL, from the coding sequence ATGTTTTCTAAGACTTGTGAATATGGTATTAGAGCGACTGTTTTTATAGCGACACAATCGTTGAAACAAAAACGGGTGCGCTTAAAAGAAATTGCAAAGGAAATTAATACACCAGAGGCTTTCACCGCTAAAATACTACAAGATTTAGCTAAACATGATTTGATATCATCTGTAAAAGGCCCTTACGGGGGATTTGAAATTTCATTGACAGATTTAAAGAAAATCAAACTAAGCCAAATAGTAGATGCCATTGATGGAGATAGCATTTACAATGGTTGTGGACTTGGGTTTAAAGAATGTGGAAAACATAATCCCTGTCCCATACACGACAAGTTTAAAGCAGTGAGAAAAAAATTAAAACAAATGCTAGAAAATACAACATTGCATGATTTGGCAGTAAAGGTTGAAAGCGGAGATGCAATATTAAAATTATGA
- a CDS encoding group III truncated hemoglobin, whose translation MKKSDLSTLDDIKFMVDSFYAKVRNDELLSPIFEERIGNHWKSHLDKMYRFWQTILHDEHTYYGSPFPPHASMPVNQKHFERWLALFNQNLNEHFEGDLADEASWRAEKMAQMFQLKIDFLKSKK comes from the coding sequence ATGAAAAAAAGCGATTTAAGCACCTTGGATGACATCAAATTTATGGTAGATTCTTTTTACGCTAAGGTAAGAAATGATGAACTTTTATCTCCTATATTTGAAGAACGAATAGGCAATCATTGGAAATCTCATTTGGATAAAATGTATCGTTTTTGGCAAACAATTTTACACGATGAGCACACTTATTATGGGAGTCCGTTTCCGCCACACGCATCGATGCCCGTCAATCAAAAACATTTTGAACGATGGCTTGCTTTATTTAACCAAAACTTAAATGAACATTTTGAGGGAGATTTAGCAGATGAAGCATCATGGAGAGCAGAAAAAATGGCTCAAATGTTTCAGCTCAAAATTGATTTTTTAAAGAGTAAAAAATGA
- a CDS encoding ExbD/TolR family protein, giving the protein MSKFKDNSNKEIPQPSTAALPDIIFMLLFFFMIATSIRQSNYDEYIKIEMPKATALNKILKKDMVAYLYLGQPKNKNKYPQEFLLLLNDKPAQLNDIRGWVGDESSKKNGQDLLDYGLMTQLTIDKNAKVGFVQAIKEQLSYSQAFNVSYAGVKGDPTVN; this is encoded by the coding sequence ATGAGTAAATTTAAAGATAATAGTAATAAGGAAATACCTCAACCATCCACAGCAGCTTTGCCAGATATCATCTTCATGCTACTTTTCTTCTTTATGATTGCTACATCTATTAGACAATCAAATTATGATGAGTACATTAAGATTGAAATGCCTAAAGCTACTGCGTTGAACAAAATCTTGAAAAAAGATATGGTTGCATATCTATATCTAGGTCAGCCCAAAAATAAAAATAAATATCCTCAAGAATTCTTGTTATTATTGAACGATAAACCCGCTCAATTAAACGATATTAGAGGATGGGTAGGAGATGAATCTAGTAAGAAAAATGGCCAAGATCTTTTAGATTATGGATTAATGACACAACTTACTATTGATAAAAATGCAAAAGTAGGTTTTGTTCAAGCTATAAAAGAACAGCTCTCTTATTCTCAAGCATTTAATGTAAGTTATGCTGGGGTAAAAGGAGATCCGACAGTGAATTAG
- a CDS encoding ExbD/TolR family protein gives MAKKKLPEINASSMADIAFLLLTFFLIASSMEKSEGIQRQLPDMSKDTKDVTIKVEQRNAIEFVANAYGQILYKENPSEVRQVNLKEVKELVRRHVDNGGGVDKDGQPCNYCQGERRPDLSAHPSLAIVSVKFDKGTSWKDYMALQGEIEAAYEELKAAYVKRAYNRDWETLIPNPTKGDDEGDNAIIKDANSRYPKIIAEPKPSDASQ, from the coding sequence ATGGCAAAGAAAAAATTACCAGAAATTAATGCGAGCTCTATGGCGGACATTGCTTTCTTGCTTTTGACTTTCTTCTTGATTGCTTCATCTATGGAGAAATCAGAAGGGATTCAGAGACAGCTGCCGGATATGTCTAAAGATACAAAAGATGTAACCATCAAGGTAGAGCAAAGAAACGCGATAGAATTCGTAGCAAACGCATACGGGCAGATTCTTTACAAGGAAAACCCTTCAGAAGTAAGGCAAGTAAATCTTAAAGAAGTAAAAGAATTGGTTAGAAGACATGTTGATAACGGCGGAGGTGTAGATAAAGATGGCCAGCCTTGTAACTATTGTCAAGGAGAGAGAAGACCAGATCTATCAGCGCACCCATCATTAGCAATTGTCTCTGTGAAATTCGATAAAGGTACCTCATGGAAGGATTATATGGCACTGCAAGGTGAAATAGAAGCCGCTTATGAGGAGTTAAAGGCTGCTTATGTTAAGCGTGCTTATAACCGAGATTGGGAAACCTTGATTCCTAACCCTACTAAGGGGGATGATGAGGGTGATAATGCTATTATCAAAGATGCCAACAGCAGATATCCTAAGATTATCGCTGAACCAAAACCATCTGATGCTTCTCAATAA